In Babesia bovis T2Bo chromosome 4 map unlocalized Chr4_2, whole genome shotgun sequence, the sequence TTGTGCATGCGTCGTTCATATGTTTCAGTTTATAAATCTGCATCTGTGGAACATCCTAATAAGCAGACATGGATAATAACCCACCCAACTTGCCTGCATCATTTAGCTCTTCCCGAACCCACTGATGCGCCTAACCGGCGACACAGATTAATTATGTCATTTCCCGAGAACCCTACAAGATTGGAAGTTATAGTATCAAACGAAAATGCTATTCTACGTAGTGACACTCTTGAAAATGTCAAGATATTGAGAAGCCCACCCCCTGCAACTTTAGCTGATGTTTTAAGAGTGCATCACTGGAGTTATATCGAATCTCTGCTGCAAAAAGTGCAGACAGCACAAAGTAAATGGGAGCAAAATCCTTATTGGCCAGTGTTGGCTGATCAAGATACCCCAACTACGCCTCATTCGTGGAATTCTGCTCTATATGCTGCCGGTTCAGGTAAATTAGTACATGTGCCATCCATATAGTATGCAGTGATTGCGGCAGTCGATGCCGTTTGTAAAGGGCAGTGCAGGAATGTGTTCTGTGCTGTTAGGCCACCAGGTCACCATTTGGGAACTTGGGGTGCTGCCCAATCTAAAGGTTTTGAGGATGAAGACTTTGCGTAAGTAATATTTAATAGATTAATACCATATTTGTAGGGCTGGTTCACAAGGGTTTTGTTTGATAAATAACGTCGCAGTCGGTGCAGCATATGCCAAATATATGTATGCAAAAGAAGGAATCCGCAGGATAGCCATAGTAGATTTTGATATCCACCATGGGAATGGCACCCATCAGATTGTTTCCAATATTGGTCCGCGCACTTTTAAAACCATAGCACATCATAGTGCAGATGATCCAAATACTAGAATATTAGTGAATAGACTCCCAGCATGGTTTGGCTGGAGGGATACCCACGATAAAGAGGAGGTTTTCTTCTCATCTATACATGCTTATGATGGCGTATTTTATCCTGGTACCGGTGAAACCTGTTCGCGGTATGAGCCATCAGAGCCGCGAATCATCAATGTTGGGATTCCTCAGGGCACGACCTCCGAAAATTTTAGAATATTGTTTGAAACACGAATTTTGCCATATTTGTTGCATTTTGACCCTGATCTCATATTCATATCGGCAGGATTTGACGGTCACTATCGTGATTCTGTATCTTCTGGATTCGTGAGCTATAAAGAAAAGGACTTTTATTGGGCAACTGAACGTTTGGTTGCAGTAGCCAATACTGTATGCAATGGTAGAGTAATTAGCGTCTTAGAAGGAGGATATAACACACGTTTAGACACTCTATCTCCTTTTGCTAAATCTGTATTCGAGCATGTAAAGGCTCTTAGCAATACTAGCGATGATTACAAATATCCATTTATCCATCCATATGGTACAACCGATCTCTTGCTTGTAAATTTGATCCTTCGCAACCACCATCTATTCGCCGATAGCTTGTCACGTAACGTTTCTGATGGCGGTGGTGTTTCTGTGCCTATTCAAAGTATATTAAAGATGTACCAAACCGTTGAGACGCTTCTTAGGAGGGTTTATCGCATAGAAGGATTTGGATGCTTTAACCGCCCAACCAGCACCTCATCAATGTCTATGACGAAGTTGAGTGCTAAAGCAATTTCCAATATAGGCAATGGATATTTTGGTTTGTATACAAAGCACTTTGATTCTATGTTTGCCATAGATTACAACGGTAACAAAGGCAGGCCACTACCTCCTGCTAACGAATCTACCATTTCCACTCACAATATAATGAAGTTTGACCAATTATTGCTTGAAGTGTACGATAATGAAGCGTTAGAGGTTTCCCCAGATCAAAATTCTAGTCTGACCGACCTTGAATATGCAGCGATAAAATTGCAAAATAATGATGAAGCAAAGGAAATATTAATGTCCGATGAGTGGGTTCTGAAAATTAAGGCCGAATCATTGGATCGATACATAACCATTGCTGCTCTTCTTCTCTCTTACTTCCGACGGTTCAGTAGTGAAGTTGATTGGAGATGCAACGTACATTGTTGAATGAAATATCAGCCAATGTATGTTAATAATTGTTATGTTTTTGTGAATAAACCCATTGGTAAATAAtatgttaatatataatgtaattaaATTTATACTGTAGTGCTGTTTGTATGGCTATCCGAATTATCATCATGAAAATATGGGAATGGGTCTTTTATGTGTCATTAATCAACTTAAAGTATGCGTATTATGTTTCATCAACCATCGTAAGTATTGATTATTACCTGATAAGATCCAATGATCCACCATAGTTTTCCAGAAGGTGCCTGATATGTGACTATATTTTACTCACTGATGCAATTCGCCACTCTACTGTACAATGTATGAACATATTGTTGTTATACATGTCCTCAGGCCAAGAATGAAAGCCATAATGGcaatatgatatacaaaatTCTTATGGTGTAGTTCTACTTTAAGGAGATGTGAAAGATAACATGTATCTAATATTACGTATAGAAAGAAAATAGCCATATAATATGTGTTATTCAAATCTAAAATACATACAACAAGACTATATAGCAATTAGATTCACTAAAATTTAGATTGTTGTTGACCCATATTGAAACACATAATGATAAAGAACCGCTATATTcaacaaaataacattatGCTTATCTATAACTACACAATCGATAAATGTAACAGTCTACATTAGTTTACATCAATAGAAGTCGTATGGTAAAGGCGAATACTGATACAATTTCATGGGGAATCCAAATGAATCTTTCCCGGGTTACAATTCAGATGTAGCATAAAGATGATGCAATTAGTACAACATATGGATCATTTATTCCTATGTCTTCTGTGTCTATACAGCACCATATTAATAGCTATgtaaatatgaaaatgtCTCTATTTATGGCGGAAGGGCATAGCGATTAATATTGTTAAGTTCCGTTTCTCTATTAAGATAAGTAAACATCGCATTGATAGTTGTAGTCAAATGGTATTCCTCCACGTTTCAATCAAAGTGAAGGATAAATCAAAAATTAATTCATTACAATGCATAATCGgattattatatttacatagATATACTCAAGCCGATAGAGATGAACACAATAGCATATAACTTctcaaaaaatataaacaatacaTACGTTCTGCTATTCTAGCAGAAAACAGAATACCTAGATTGCAATACATAATAAGTAAGCAACATTTCACCACATACATCCCACAGTTTAATGGTTGTTGTTGCcatttatttttatataaaatcaatgcGACGTTGAATAAAATGCATGTTTAGATGAATGAGAAATAGTGACGCAAAAAAGAACGACCAGCAAAAATGATACCCGTCTTACCGTTCAAACAAAAAATTCCACATTGATGAAAATATTCTCCTGACTTAACAAATGGCCAATTTTAGCCCTATATCCActtatgaaacatttgGGAAATGATAATAATCAATCGGaagttttatattttgtggGAAAAATTGTAGCATAAAATGCGATGCCCATCGTAATCGCCATAAATAGAATTCAACATATCACCAGATGGATTCAGATGGCTTATAAGATAGTTGAATTGCAAGTATATACTAATTCTGTTATTTCAAAAACGAGAGACAAGCGTGGTAACATGTCAGCATATTCAAGTGTATGATTGAAAAACTTAAGGATTAGCTAACAGTATACATCATGTATTGTTTTCTACAATTTCACCTTCTTTTGGCTTCTCCTCAGCGATGCAAAATGGGCACTGATGTAGTTCATCATGTATATAAGCCGTAcaaatattgcaatatcgGGTAAAACATTTTGGGCATTTATTTGCAGACATTATGCTTGCATTGCAGGCGCCACATTCTCCTTCGTAAAATTCCTTTAGACACTATGAGAAACAATATCCCAACTTACATTAATAAAAGGCTTTGGCGGTATGAGTTGATGAAACATCCTAGATATATCCGGCGGTGAAACCAGATACAGACGGCAACACTACATATTATTAGCCAGCACCAAACAAATCAAATGCACACTTTGGCAACAGAAACTATAATCAATTGCATATAATGGTTCGTCAGAGGTAAATCAGAAGCCACTTTCCAAAATGCCACAGTTCATAAATCATTCGAGTCATGAATTATGCAACCTTACCTTACACTTTGTTGGTATCGCACAAGACTTGCTATGACATTGTGGACATATATATGCCTTGTAAGTTAAAGTTGAATGACAAATGCATAATGATGCCGTATTCGCCTTTTCCAAAGGAGGGAACCCAACTTTGGTCAATACCGGCTCCATCCAAGGACGCCTGAAAAGGAGTCAAGTTTCCCGCCTTCCTCTTCTTACCATTTTGGTGGCATAGTGTGATCGTTTAACAGAGATTTCAAATGCACAGAATCTTTACATACTGCATAAGAACCCCCTGTCTCGGTACATATGTGCTGATTAGGAATTATGGAAGAAGCATAACATCTTACTTTGAGAATATACATCTCAGGTGCGATAGATACTGCGCTGACACTGACGTGTTCATCCTTCAATTTCTGAAGGGTTGTAAGAATGTTGCTGCAGTCGATAATAACGAAGATCGTTGAGTCTTACCCTGGGTCAAATGTTTTCGTTGCGCCAAATATTACTAATATTTCACGCGTAGTATAAGGTGGCATATCTGTTAGGATGCTTATTGCCATCTGCATATAATAATCACATGCGAATTAGCAGTATACAGAATGAATGATCTTTATGTTGTCGAATAACAAACCTCCAGTCCGTTTTGTAGTGACGGTACACCATCGGTACCTTCTTTGATTTTTTCATCAAGTAATGCAATATGTTCAGATGGAGGCGTTCCCAACTTAGAGACCATGGTTGAACGCTTGTTACGCATTGTTATAATAGCCAACTGTGTCATTGGTCCTTGGTGAAATAAGCCTTGTATCAGCccctagtatatatatctaagCATCACATTTGTTCCTTACTTTGACTGCTCCGGCAGCGCAGTGTAACCTGTCTGGTTTGAAGTCTACCTCTCTCATACCATCGCTAGTATCGAACATGATAACAATATTCCTGAATCAAGGGTAAGTTATTCTCAACACGGTCAACACTCAAGACATTAAAAAACTAGACTAAGAACAAGCTACTAGGTCAAACGCAAGACTACATACCTGACTACGCCTCGTTTTTGGATACTGCTATCTGCTTCACTCAGCGCGACAGTCCCATCAGATGTTACGTCAGTATTAGAAACATCCTTTTGTTGCACAAATTGTAGGACACCGTCCTTATCAACTAGTTGTTCCCATGATTTATCAAAATCTATGAAGTTATTGAGGATTATATTAAAACCTCATTACCTTTCTCCCATGCATATTGCGCATATATTTCTTCATCTCTCTGTTCATCAATATCATATTGTTGTTCAAATTCAGTGATAAGTTCTTCTACTATAAATGTCTTTGTCGCTTCGTTTTGGGTCATGTTTGGTAGACAGCTTATTGGTGTATTCCATATGAAACAACAACCATGGTGTGATTGTTGATGATTAATATTACATAACTTGGTTTACATGGTGTGTCTATCGTCACAAACTATTATTTTGGCAATACATAAACCCTAATGTTGTATGCCAAAATATGTGAAGCTATATGTTTCGATTTACTATCCAAGTTACATGCGCTCTTAAATAAGTGTTGTATACGTATGTAATAGTATTATGTAGTATAATAGAGGGTAGAGCTGTTAACGTTACTCCGCGGTTTTGTGGACATCTATAGTGTGTAAGAGCAGACTTCCACCATAGGATACAAGAAAATCTATTTCAAATGAATAGATTCATACTATTAAACAATTATAAAATGCATACATTAAAAATTCGACCCAGTGATTAAAAATTTTATCGATGTGTGAGTGTCCTTATACTGTTGAGGCATCTCCACATCCCCATCCTTTCAGTTGTTTGAGCCAAGATAGCTAAAGAATGTTGCTACACTTTTAATTTAAATTTGGGGCGTACTCAGTtttataacataaaatagCAGATGCCTTAGGGGAGTCCCATTGTTACCTTTACTAACTTCATCCATTAAATGTGTCATATTCACCTATGGCGGGAGCTCCTGTGAAGATAAATACTTTGCTTCGGGTACGTTTTAAGTACGCTTGCTGGTTTTCATTAAAAGTCTTTTCCAAATTTAGATTTCTTGAACCGTGATCGTGTGTGACTCCAACAGTGCAACTGTAGCAAAAGAAGGCAATATTTTGCTAAAAAATACGGCTATTGAGGTTACATATACATAACGTGATGATGGATGCTTAAGGATGTGACATAATTGTTTATtattaacattatatttgtACTTTGTTGCCgttgttgttgtttgtCACTTTATAAATGtctttatatatatttaaaatttgCGTAAAGTCGTGTTGTCGTTTTATGTAGATCTGCATATGCTTCTTTAATGATTGTTGCAGCTCAATAGCCTTGGCTTCAAGGATGGTTGTTTTCGCTTTGGGGCACTTACTCTTGGTGGCGATAGGTTTGTGTGTATACGGGAGTCTGATGAGTCATCTCATTCCGTTTCTATCATAGACTTATACAATGGTAATGAGGTATCTCGCAGGCCTATAAAGGCCGAATCCACTATTATGAACCCTCACAAGCCCATTATCGCACTTAAGGCATCGATTCAAAATGGACACTTTATCCAGGTTTTCCATCTAGAGACCAAGGAGAAGATAGGGACACACCAATTCACAGAATCGGTAGTATTTTGGAATTGGATTTCTCCTACAAAACTTGGTATCGTTACGGATAATTCAGTTTACCACTGGAATATCGGTTCGGAAGAACCAGTGTTAATTTTCAATCGTTCAGGAAAGCTAGCTGAACCTTCTACAAAACTTGTCGATTATGCATCTGATGCTGAAAACAAATGGTGTATATTAACTGGTGTATACTCTACTGATCAAGGAGCTACTGTAGAAGGTGCAATTCAATTGTACTCAACAGAGCGAAGGCAACAGCAGCTACTGGAAGGGTACGCTGGAACGTTTGGAAAGCTGCGCATTTCTACTGAATCACCAGATGCTACGGGACTTTTGGTATTTTGCGAGCACAAACGCGGTGGACAAACGTCGAAGCTCCACTGCATGGATGTTTACAGCCAAAGAACTGAGGGGTCTCCGGTGCCGCTGAAGGTGTCCAAGGACATTGAAGGATTGCATTCAAATACTGGCGATTTCCCTAGATTCGTCCACATATTAGATTCATGTGGGTTTGTTTGCATAATAACTAAATGCGGCTTCGCTTATTATCATGATGTGGCAACTGCAACACCACTTTACAGGTAATGTTATTTTTTGAATGTCAACAATCTTTCGCAGTTGTAAGATAAGCGATTCACCAATTTTTGCTGCCGCAGCCAAGTATGTAGACGGTAAGGTAGCTGGTAGCATAGCGGTGAATCAATCCGGGGATATTATTGAGATACTCATAGATGAAAATCGCATTCTTTCAACTCTAAAATGTCCTGAAGAAGTACGTATAAGTCTTGCTACGCGTTTTGGTTATCCTGGTTCTGAGAGTTTGATGATGCGTTCTTTTGAGGAGTACTTCTCGAGAAGGGAGTACAAACAAGCAGCGTTATTGGTTGCCACCCTTAAGAATGGCGCATTACGAACTAATGAAACTATGGAGCGTTTTTTGAATGCTCCAGTATTGGCCGGGGAAACATCACCCGCTTTACATTATTTCTCGGTAATGTTGGAGCATGGGAAGCTAACATATCAGGAATCGCTTGGTCTTGTACGCCGTGTAGTTGCACAGGGACGTAAGGAACTTGTGAAAAAGTGGCTAGACGAAGGAAAGCTAACAGAGTCAGAGGAATTAGGTGACTTACTACGTACTATGGATCCGTTGTTAGCTTTTAAGATGTTTGTTTCCCTATGTTGTCATATGAAGGCCATTTTGTGTCTTTTGGATGCAGGCCATGCTACTAAAGTGGTTCCGTACATACGTAAAATTGCGTCGTCGAATGTCACACATACAACGGGCTCCACAGGGGATAAGGTAGCTCAAGTTGATGGATTGCCTTCAATGAATGTTGTTGTTGAACATATGTTGTCAACTCAACCTACCGATATAATATCGTTTATTAACGATTTGATATCAGGTTTAGGGCCTGACGAGCCCTTATGCGATGTTGGGAGCGTCGCTGAGATCCTTATTAAGCACAACAAACTTCAAGAATTAACCAAGATCTTACTTGAATACTTGAAACCCAACCGCGTTGAGCACGCTGCGCTACAAACACGTCTGTTAGAGGTGAATCTCCAGCAGCAACCCCGTGTAGCTGATATGATACTACAATTGAACGTGCTAACCCATTTTGACCGAGCGTATATTGCTCGCCTTTGTGAAGATGCGGGAATGTTTGATATGGCTATACAACACTATAACTCATTTTTTGACGTTAAACGTCTCATAATTAAGGCTGGTGGTAATATGAATCGCGCTGTTCTTGAGAAGAGTATGAAGAATATGTCTCCGGAAAATGCTCTGGAGGTTTTACGCGAGATGTTAGATTCTGCAGAAATAAGCAACGATCATGTTGTATCTTGTGCTTTGACAATGCATAATCACATTGGAACTATGCAGGTGGTCCAATTGTTCGAGAGATCAGCATCGTCCGATGTTCTATTCTCATTCCTAAGGGCGTTGCCGGTGATATCACAGGGATCTGCCGCCGAGAGCACCGAGCAAAATGCAaccattgtatatacattcatTAAATGTTGTATTGATCGCAACGAGATGGAGGATTTGGAACGTATTTGCAAAGAGTCAAATGTTTATGATGGCGTGCGTGTCAAGGATTTACTGAAGCAATCGGCTCTTCCAAATCCAAAGAGCTTACTCATAGTTTGTCACAAGCTAGGCGAATTGGCAGAGCTCACAGAATATCTATACCGCAATGGTATGGAAAAGGCTATAGAGGTTTATGTAAACACAATAAACCCTGGAGGTGTAGCTACTGTTGTGTCAACCTTGTTTGATTTATCGGCATCGGAGCACGTGATACATTCAATTTTGGAGAACCTTCACGATCCAAACGGTATGAAAGCTTTGATTCAGATAGCTGATGAACGTCATCAGCTTCTTATGCTTCGTGATTGGTTAGAAAAACGTGTAGAGGAAGGTCACAAAGAAACGGAGATCCATACTGCATTAGCTAAGATTCGAGTATCATCGCAAAAGGATGCGGAGCAGTTTCTTTCCACAAATAAGATTTACGACCGATCCATTATTGGACGTTTTTGTGAGGATAGAGACCCTATGCTAGCATATTTGGTATATTCCGAGGCACAGCTTGACAGCGATGTATTGCGGCTATGCATAGGCAATGGGTTTTATAAAATGCTGGCTGCATATGCTTTGAAACGATCATCACCTAGTTTATGGCATGATATATTTTCTGAGACCTCTGGTTTGGATGACGATAACAGAAAACACGTTTGCGAAGAGTTGGTCATTTTGGCGCCTGACTCTTCCAATGCATCTGAAATTTCATGTGCGCTGAAGGCTCTGTTAGATGCTGGTATGAACGAAGAAGTCATTGCACTCTTGGAGCAGCTTTTACTCAAACAGACCCAGTTTTCATCAAGCAGCAATTTGCAAAATTTGCTTTTAGCTACAGCTGTTAAAACGAATCCCTCAAAGTTAGAGGAGTATCTCTCAAAACTGGACAACTACGATGTTGCGGCATTATCTAAATTATCTGACAGCTTGGGTCAATCACGAAGTTCGTTTGCAATTTTAAAGAGTGCTGGTCGTTCTCTGGATGCTTTAGAAGCTTTGCTAAGCACTACGGACGCCGACGTATTGGAAGAAGCTCATGAATATGTACAGTCTCTAGACAAGTCTGAGTTATGGTTCCGCCTGGGTCGGGCATATTTGGGAGAGAAGAAGGTGGCGCAGGCTATTGATGCTTACGTTCGCAGTGGTGACTTGAGTGACCACCAACGCATCAAACATGCGTGTTCCAACGAGCCAGAGCTGTTCCTACAATGGCTGAGCAATGGGAGAGCACTGAAGAAAAGCCGTGACCTCGATACGGATTACTTGTTATGTCTGGCTGACAGGGGTGACATTGACAAATTCAAGGAAGTTCTTAACGGCCAGCATTCAGCAGATGTGGGATATGTAGGCAGCAAGTTGATGGAATCGCGCAAGTACCGTGAAGCTGTACTCATTTATTCTTCTATACCAAATTTTGCCAAGCTAGCTCTGTGCCATCTACATTTAGGCGAGTTCTACCAAGCAGCAGATGCTGCTCTCAACTCCCGTAACCCGCAGGTTCTCAGACAGGTGGTCGAGGAGTGTGTTGGTAAGAATCAATTAGGAACCGCTCACAAGGTGGCTATCGAATTATTAACGTACCCTGATTTCTTGCCTGGTATTGTCACACTGTACGAAACTACTGGAAATACAAACGAATTGATCAAGCTATTGGAAAAATCAGCTCCTTCCGTTGCAGTATCAACTGAGTTGGCAATTGCCATTGCAAAATACAAGCCCGAGGAGTTAATGAATCATTTCAAGACTAATTTTACGACTGAAGAACTTCTCGTTTGTATAAATACGGCACGCGTTGCACGTGAATGTTGTAACCTTTGGTTGTGGCAGGAAGCTGTTTACCTCTACAGTTTGGACACACCTGATACCGCTTTAATTTCCATGATTGCGCACTACGGTCTGGCGTGGGATGAAAAACTATTTTTTGAAACTGCGGCAACAGCTAACAATCCGGAAGCTTTATATAAGGCAATTCATTTCTGTATACAATGCAAACCCCTTTTACTATCAAGGTTGCTGGCTTGTGCTAAAGGGCGAGTTGATGCTGTTCGCGTGGTTAAGATTTTGAGGAATGCTGGATGTCTCGGATTAGCACGTAATTACCTGGAACAAGTCGCTGATAAAACATCCGGAGCAGTGAACGATGCACTGTTTGAAATATACGTGGAGGAGGAAGAGTGTGAACTTTTGGAGCGAAGTTTAGAAAAACTTACTACTTTTGACCAAGCAAAGTTATGTGCAATGCTGCAGGAGCATCGTCTTCCGAAGATGAGGAGCATCGCAGCTCAGTTGTACATTCAGTCTCGTGACTTTGGCAAGGCTGCAGTCATTTATCGTAGAAATGGCGATTATGTTGATGCTATAATGGGTGTTCAGACATCTCGTAGCGAATCTCTTGCGATGGATATGGTTCGTTATTTCGTCGATCAGGGATTACTCGAAGAATTTTTAGTTTGTTTGATTGTAAACTATTCTTTACTCGATCCAGCAGATGTCTTAGAGTATGCCTGGCTGCACAAAGTTGATATGGACATTCTTGTTCCTTTCTTGTCTCATACTATACGTACCGTATCTAAGGCTGTGTCTAGGCCTGCTGCAGTTCAGCGTCCACCACCTCCTCCGCAGCTATCTTTGCCTTTTCATTGACACCGCATAATCgtgtta encodes:
- a CDS encoding uncharacterized protein (Region in Clathrin and VPS family protein); translation: MAGAPVKINTLLRLNSLGFKDGCFRFGALTLGGDRFVCIRESDESSHSVSIIDLYNGNEVSRRPIKAESTIMNPHKPIIALKASIQNGHFIQVFHLETKEKIGTHQFTESVVFWNWISPTKLGIVTDNSVYHWNIGSEEPVLIFNRSGKLAEPSTKLVDYASDAENKWCILTGVYSTDQGATVEGAIQLYSTERRQQQLLEGYAGTFGKLRISTESPDATGLLVFCEHKRGGQTSKLHCMDVYSQRTEGSPVPLKVSKDIEGLHSNTGDFPRFVHILDSCGFVCIITKCGFAYYHDVATATPLYSCKISDSPIFAAAAKYVDGKVAGSIAVNQSGDIIEILIDENRILSTLKCPEEVRISLATRFGYPGSESLMMRSFEEYFSRREYKQAALLVATLKNGALRTNETMERFLNAPVLAGETSPALHYFSVMLEHGKLTYQESLGLVRRVVAQGRKELVKKWLDEGKLTESEELGDLLRTMDPLLAFKMFVSLCCHMKAILCLLDAGHATKVVPYIRKIASSNVTHTTGSTGDKVAQVDGLPSMNVVVEHMLSTQPTDIISFINDLISGLGPDEPLCDVGSVAEILIKHNKLQELTKILLEYLKPNRVEHAALQTRLLEVNLQQQPRVADMILQLNVLTHFDRAYIARLCEDAGMFDMAIQHYNSFFDVKRLIIKAGGNMNRAVLEKSMKNMSPENALEVLREMLDSAEISNDHVVSCALTMHNHIGTMQVVQLFERSASSDVLFSFLRALPVISQGSAAESTEQNATIVYTFIKCCIDRNEMEDLERICKESNVYDGVRVKDLLKQSALPNPKSLLIVCHKLGELAELTEYLYRNGMEKAIEVYVNTINPGGVATVVSTLFDLSASEHVIHSILENLHDPNGMKALIQIADERHQLLMLRDWLEKRVEEGHKETEIHTALAKIRVSSQKDAEQFLSTNKIYDRSIIGRFCEDRDPMLAYLVYSEAQLDSDVLRLCIGNGFYKMLAAYALKRSSPSLWHDIFSETSGLDDDNRKHVCEELVILAPDSSNASEISCALKALLDAGMNEEVIALLEQLLLKQTQFSSSSNLQNLLLATAVKTNPSKLEEYLSKLDNYDVAALSKLSDSLGQSRSSFAILKSAGRSLDALEALLSTTDADVLEEAHEYVQSLDKSELWFRLGRAYLGEKKVAQAIDAYVRSGDLSDHQRIKHACSNEPELFLQWLSNGRALKKSRDLDTDYLLCLADRGDIDKFKEVLNGQHSADVGYVGSKLMESRKYREAVLIYSSIPNFAKLALCHLHLGEFYQAADAALNSRNPQVLRQVVEECVGKNQLGTAHKVAIELLTYPDFLPGIVTLYETTGNTNELIKLLEKSAPSVAVSTELAIAIAKYKPEELMNHFKTNFTTEELLVCINTARVARECCNLWLWQEAVYLYSLDTPDTALISMIAHYGLAWDEKLFFETAATANNPEALYKAIHFCIQCKPLLLSRLLACAKGRVDAVRVVKILRNAGCLGLARNYLEQVADKTSGAVNDALFEIYVEEEECELLERSLEKLTTFDQAKLCAMLQEHRLPKMRSIAAQLYIQSRDFGKAAVIYRRNGDYVDAIMGVQTSRSESLAMDMVRYFVDQGLLEEFLVCLIVNYSLLDPADVLEYAWLHKVDMDILVPFLSHTIRTVSKAVSRPAAVQRPPPPPQLSLPFH
- a CDS encoding transcription factor Ssl1-like family protein, which gives rise to MTQNEATKTFIVEELITEFEQQYDIDEQRDEEIYAQYAWEKDFDKSWEQLVDKDGVLQFVQQKDVSNTDVTSDGTVALSEADSSIQKRGVVRNIVIMFDTSDGMREVDFKPDRLHCAAGAVKGLIQGLFHQGPMTQLAIITMRNKRSTMVSKLGTPPSEHIALLDEKIKEGTDGVPSLQNGLEMAISILTDMPPYTTREILVIFGATKTFDPGNILTTLQKLKDEHVSVSAVSIAPEMYILKHICTETGGSYAVCKDSVHLKSLLNDHTMPPKWRPWMEPVLTKVGFPPLEKANTASLCICHSTLTYKAYICPQCHSKSCAIPTKCKCCRLYLVSPPDISRMFHQLIPPKPFINEFYEGECGACNASIMSANKCPKCFTRYCNICTAYIHDELHQCPFCIAEEKPKEGEIVENNT